The following coding sequences lie in one Silene latifolia isolate original U9 population chromosome 5, ASM4854445v1, whole genome shotgun sequence genomic window:
- the LOC141655644 gene encoding uncharacterized protein LOC141655644 encodes MVFKCMSEDLRTEVAIYLLQKTNDGKLPFGAIREAGERFGLSDRSISNMWKLAKKPRLVGDKLDVKSGRIGNKNRKRILPDIEHIKSLDNSKRNTMKRVSKNCGVSVGTVHSWVNEGLLKPHSSPLHPKLSDLHKEQRLLHSLKSLVVRQQVQEFFDLNSIPFTEIIFDEMSNTIHMDEKWFFITSDNEKVYIVEGEEPPYRSRFARKGSLQRSCSFMCAISRPIYGADGELIFDGKIGMFPFKHEVPAARSSINRSRGAMETKPIDSITKQVVKDCLIHQVIPAIKSVWPDYLSKHIYIQQDNARPHIKNNDPDFMALQSLKSSSAYKTVDELVNEVMQAFVDYSPTKLNNIFLSLQAVMIEIMMRKGHNNFSLPHMGKGHLAAIDMLPRNLVVNEELVRECIEYMQGLRKTEGLENLMEALGYNVEG; translated from the exons ATGGTTTTCAAGTGTATGTCAGAGGATTTGAGGACTGAAGTTGCCATCTACCTTCTTCAAAAAACTAATGATGGGAAGCTGCCATTTGGTGCTATCAGAGAGGCAGGAGAAAGGTTTGGGTTGAGTGATAGAAGCATCTCAAACATGTGGAAACTTGCAAAAAAACCCAGGTTAGTAGGAGATAAACTTGATGTCAAAAGTGGAAGAATAGGCAATAAAAATAGGAAAAGGATACTACCAGACATTGAGCATATCAAGTCACTTGACAATTCTAAAAGAAACACCATGAAGAGGGTTTCTAAAAACTGTGGAGTTTCAGTTGGAACAGTCCATTCATGGGTGAATGAAGGTTTACTTAAGCCTCATTCAAGTCCATTACATCCCAAACTCAGTGACTTACACAAAGAACAAAGGCTATTGCATTCACTAAAGTCATTGGTGGTTAGACAACAAGTGCAAGAATTTTTTGATCTAAATTCAATCCCATTCACTGAAATAATATTTGATGAGATGAGCAACACTATCCACATGGATGAGAAGTGGTTTTTCATAACCTCAGACAATGAAAAGGTGTATATTGTGGAAGGGGAGGAGCCTCCATATAGGAGCCGCTTTGCCCGAAAAGGTTCCTTACAAAGGTCATGTTCATTCATGTGTGCGATTAGTAGGCCAATATATGGTGCAGATGGGGAGTTAATATTTGATGGTAAAATTGGCATGTTTCCATTTAAACATGAAGTACCAGCAGCAAGGTCTAGCATAAACAGGTCAAGGGGGGCAATGGAAACTAAGCCCATTGACTCAATCACAAAACAGGTTGTCAAAGATTGTCTAATTCATCAAGTTATACCAGCAATTAAGAGTGTGTGGCCAGACTATTTAAGCAAGCATATTTACATTCAACAAGACAATGCAAGGCCACATATCAAGAATAACGACCCTGACTTTATG GCATTACAGTCATTGAAATCATCTAGCGCATACAAAACAGTTGATGAACTAGTCAATGAAGTTATGCAAGCATTCGTAGATTACAGTCCTACCAAActcaacaacatattcttatcATTACAAGCAGTCATGATTGAAATTATGATGCGTAAGGGGCATAATAATTTTTCACTCCCACACATGGGAAAGGGTCATCTAGCTGCAATTGATATGTTACCAAGGAATTTAGTAGTCAATGAAGAGTTGGTAAGAGAATGCATTGAATATATGCAGGGATTAAGGAAGACAGAAGGACTTGAAAACCTAATGGAGGCACTAGGGTACAATGTTGAAGGTTAA
- the LOC141657669 gene encoding uncharacterized protein LOC141657669 — translation MAAIYCLYIINKSGGLIFYKDYGSAGRMDTNDTLRLASLWHSMHAISQQLSPVSGCNGIELLEADNFDLHCFQSLTGTKFFVVCEPGTQHMENLLKFIYELYTDYVLKNPFYEMEMPIRCELFDINLSQAVQKDRVALLGR, via the exons ATGGCGGCGATATATTGTCTGTACATAATCAACAAATCCGGAGGTCTCATCTTCTACAAG GATTATGGATCAGCTGGTAGAATGGATACCAATGATACATTAAGATTAGCGAGTTTATGGCATTCGATGCACGCCATTTCGCAGCAGTTATCTCCGGTTTCCGGTTGCAATGGTATTGAACTCCTTGAAGCTGATAATTTTGATCTCCATTGCTTCCAGTCCCTTACTG GAACAAAGTTTTTCGTGGTTTGTGAGCCTGGTACACAGCATATGGAGAATCTTCTGAAATTTATCTATGAGCTCTATACTGATTATGTGTTGAAGAACCCTTTTTATGAAATGGAGATGCCTATACGGTGTGAGCTTTTCGACATCAACCTTTCTCAAGCAGTACAGAAGGATCGTGTTGCATTGCTGGGACGTTGA
- the LOC141657670 gene encoding LOW QUALITY PROTEIN: wall-associated receptor kinase-like 20 (The sequence of the model RefSeq protein was modified relative to this genomic sequence to represent the inferred CDS: substituted 3 bases at 3 genomic stop codons), with product MTNKSMFILLILLLCISQTIGSNLNCPNCGSIAVPFPLSTLPSCGDQSYKVRCTNGKLWLDTLNSSTYQVISVTPNMQRLIIQPQSFVGKSCINTDFRNGGIWLDEKLPFSISAENTVLKLNCTDLATQSAMNCSANSICYRHVLVFSSXTVVXENYXTFFSVTFRYLKENSDAASRCGSTSICCSFTGGGSQNDHNIKLTPAKCKVYTSFVDLPLDTPLPVSKWPKPGVAIQWALPREPVCSLDLDCNKLPKSSCLLDVSTQWKRCLCRTGYHWDAVNGICTKTKCETKHCRNERRKKRVIQGLTYSLGVMSVIGSIALLVYGKHKRIKRQARERLVNERRQILNANNTSGRSAKLFSAKEIKRATSNFSNDSLLGSGGFGEVYKGKLDDGTVIAAKRAKLGNIKGTDQVLNEVRVLSQVNHRSLVRLLGCCVELQEPVLVYEYISNGALYEHLHGNQSKDFERKQLTWHKRLLIAQQTAQGLAYLHFSAISPIFHRDIKTTNILLDEKLDVKISDFGLSRLVDTEATHKTTCAQGTLGYLDPQYYRNMQLTDKSDVYSFGVVLLELLTSRKAIDFSQEVEDVSLVGYMKKMFKTGKMMDAVDPYMKDNANHLELTTMKAVGVMALACLEEQRHNRPSMREVAEEIECMLHMISSSKEL from the exons ATGACAAACAAATCTATGTTCATACTACTCATACTACTCTTGTGCATCAGCCAGACCATTGGCAGTAACCTGAACTGCCCAAATTGCGGCTCAATAGCCGTGCCTTTCCCACTCAGTACATTACCAAGTTGTGGAGATCAGTCGTATAAAGTCCGATGCACCAATGGCAAACTGTGGTTAGACACATTGAACAGCTCGACTTACCAAGTAATCTCCGTAACACCAAATATGCAACGGCTAATAATCCAGCCGCAAAGCTTCGTTGGCAAATCTTGCATCAACACTGATTTCCGTAATGGAGGAATTTGGCTTGACGAAAAGCTTCCTTTCAGTATCAGTGCTGAAAATACCGTCCTCAAACTTAACTGCACTGATCTTGCCACTCAGTCTGCTATGAACTGTTCCGCTAACAGTATTTGCTACAGGCATGTACTCGTCTTCTCTTCTTAGACTGTCGTATGAGAGAATTACTGAACATTTTTTTCCGTTACCTTTAGGTACCTAAAGGAAAACTCAGACGCAGCGTCAAGATGTGGTAGCACCAGTATATGCTGCTCTTTTACAGGCGGAGGGTCTCAAAATGATCACAATATAAAACTTACACCTGCAAAATGTAAAGTTTACACGAGTTTTGTCGATTTGCCATTGGATACTCCACTGCCAGTTAGTAAGTGGCCGAAACCTGGTGTAGCAATTCAGTGGGCCTTACCCCGAGAGCCAGTCTGCTCGTTGGATTTGGACTGCAATAAGTTACCCAAGTCGTCTTGCTTGCTGGATGTTTCGACTCAATGGAAAAGGTGTTTGTGTCGCACGGGGTATCACTGGGATGCTGTGAATGGAATATGTACTA AGACCAAGTGTGAAACCAAGCATTGTCGCAATGAAAGACGGAAAAAGCGAGTAATTCAAG GTTTGACATACAGTTTGGGAGTAATGTCAGTCATCGGATCCATTGCCCTCCTCGTTTATGGGAAGCACAAGAGGATCAAGCGACAAGCTCGTGAGAGACTGGTGAATGAACGTCGACAGATCTTAAATGCTAACAATACTAGTGGCAGATCAGCCAAACTATTCTCAGCCAAAGAGATAAAAAGAGCAACAAGCAATTTTTCCAACGACAGTCTCCTCGGTTCTGGCGGATTTGGAGAGGTCTACAAGGGAAAGTTAGATGATGGAACCGTAATTGCAGCGAAAAGGGCTAAACTTGGAAACATAAAAGGTACCGATCAAGTGCTAAACGAGGTCAGAGTTCTTAGCCAGGTGAACCATCGTAGTTTGGTTAGGCTCCTTGGGTGTTGTGTCGAGCTTCAGGAGCCCGTTTTAGTGTACGAGTACATTTCCAATGGTGCGCTTTACGAACATTTACACGGAAACCAGTCTAAAGATTTCGAAAGAAAGCAGCTAACATGGCATAAGAGATTGCTAATTGCCCAACAGACGGCTCAAGGCCTTGCTTACCTTCACTTCTCCGCAATTTCCCCCATTTTTCACCGAGACATCAAAACCACAAATATCTTACTTGACGAGAAGTTAGACGTCAAGATCTCAGATTTTGGTCTCTCGAGATTAGTAGATACTGAGGCAACACATAAGACGACGTGTGCCCAAGGGACTTTAGGCTACCTGGATCCTCAGTATTACAGAAATATGCAACTTACCGACAAGAGTGATGTCTATAGTTTTGGGGTGGTTTTACTCGAGCTGCTTACTTCACGAAAAGCTATTGACTTCAGTCAAGAGGTAGAAGATGTAAGCCTTGTTGGGTACATGAAGAAAATGTTTAAAACCGGTAAGATGATGGATGCAGTTGATCCCTACATGAAAGACAACGCAAATCATTTAGAGTTAACAACTATGAAAGCAGTTGGAGTTATGGCACTGGCATGTCTAGAGGAACAGAGGCACAATCGGCCATCGATGAGAGAGGTTGCAGAGGAGATTGAGTGTATGCTTCACATGATAAGCAGCAGTAAAGAGTTGTAA